A single genomic interval of Labilibaculum sp. DW002 harbors:
- a CDS encoding phosphocholine cytidylyltransferase family protein encodes MNSDSDNYCGQNRITTALLLAAGTGSRLFPLTQNSPKCLTLVNDKSILERLVTNLKKQGFKKLVIVTGHLKECIMDYLGEKSGDLCIEYIHSPLYKTTNNIYSLWMARNAIKEPFVLFESDLVLNSALLDDMVYPDRMAVALMQPWLDGTTVSLDKAKKVTKFQKGTTESYSDTRYKTVNIYSFSLPSWQAIVKRLNQHIDAGNVNCYYETVLSEMVDNKSLLFDSVSFDHKPWYEIDNMKDLAKAELLFPRKLVKSSKHESAVA; translated from the coding sequence ATGAATTCTGATTCAGATAATTATTGTGGTCAAAATCGCATAACTACAGCATTACTTCTTGCGGCTGGTACTGGAAGCCGCCTTTTCCCATTAACACAAAATTCCCCAAAATGTCTTACTCTTGTAAATGATAAATCGATACTAGAGAGACTTGTCACCAACCTAAAAAAACAAGGTTTTAAAAAGCTTGTAATCGTTACAGGCCACCTAAAAGAGTGTATCATGGATTATCTTGGTGAAAAATCAGGAGATTTATGTATTGAATACATTCACAGTCCTTTGTACAAAACAACAAACAACATTTATTCGCTTTGGATGGCTCGTAACGCAATAAAGGAGCCATTTGTACTTTTCGAAAGTGATTTGGTATTGAACTCTGCTTTACTAGATGATATGGTTTATCCAGATCGGATGGCTGTAGCTCTTATGCAACCTTGGTTAGATGGCACAACAGTTTCTCTTGACAAGGCCAAGAAAGTTACCAAATTTCAAAAAGGCACCACTGAATCCTATTCCGATACTCGATACAAAACCGTTAACATCTACAGCTTTTCTCTTCCATCATGGCAAGCAATTGTTAAGAGGTTAAATCAGCATATCGATGCGGGTAATGTTAACTGTTATTATGAAACTGTTTTATCTGAAATGGTCGACAATAAAAGCCTTCTGTTTGATTCGGTATCCTTTGACCACAAGCCATGGTACGAAATTGACAACATGAAAGATTTGGCCAAGGCGGAATTGTTATTCCCAAGAAAGTTGGTAAAATCGTCTAAGCATGAAAGTGCAGTGGCATAG